In a genomic window of Mastacembelus armatus chromosome 3, fMasArm1.2, whole genome shotgun sequence:
- the ttc17 gene encoding tetratricopeptide repeat protein 17: MADIRKICPEPLPCRVSDSRKTAFQGKLFALFCILIVDSGGATTHWVVTEDGKIQQQVDSPLNLKHPHDVVIFMRQENRVNYLKKLEKQLVAQKIHIEENEDRDTGLEQRHYKEDADCVLAKVPLGDLDLYDGTYISLESKDISPEDYVDSRSALPPDLEKPDCAKVFELPYSIHAFQHLRGVQERANLTSPLLSKEDPIFNSLSHTLGRSVDEVGHRIYQGLLRNSSSWVLYNMASFYWRMKNEPQRAMDCVVRALHFSPRQHKDVALVNMANILHRAHFSADAAILAHAALDLTSDLFTSHYTLGNIYAMLGEYNHSVLCYEQALQAQPGFEQALRRKHAVLCQQKLEQRLEAQHRSLQRTLNELKEYQKQHDHYLRQQEALDKHKLLQEEQILHNIIHETQMAKEAQLGNHQMCRLGQQQHSLYCPFDLPVRYHRGDLFEHVHYVQFGEEVSVATSVALVSERSSNQTVANPQLHPSVSGDQDPAAALWGSHQDYTQDIQRMLWPQRPDCSQEYPSVPPAHLLPTYYLLPETQGLSPVATVLYGKSSPPQTVALPDCGPVPQPYPALLPASLDWPLEEKELPDPSSSQILQVRSGGWTLEQIGSRIAQAIKEATIPHWQIYNEAALFWQAKGNGSRALQCLRQVLSSAPPSHRHLPLTNAANLLLHHSLTTHAQTLLEQALALNASEPHTLLSLVSVQLAQGNVTGALALFRHILVMALSSSSSFTSFAGCEQCRTTLPLLRCLQFYPFLYNLSHRQPCSQGADCMVEEDLGLQLEEWEGSEEKQDAPVISALEDSLLFEKDILDSNGSGEAAGHQQVSSSGSGEATMATLFEGGSVEGEEEWQLKEDLMGAFEGALDVGGKRGDLRGIRVLKNDRVMGARAGGGPCFGNCEDDEGAEWITFQVKRVRKTKVDGTESVAPSDDSQNGESLPGGHSVLEISGPTIPSPGPSGCWRDYTSLGWPGPEECQRTRRVDLTTVASTWLAVSAKNIDITEHIDFATPLQEPAAEPLCSANLAASMHTLDHLAGVANRAAIHYTGESQLREVLQNLGKDKFPPQSFEQVGTRIAKVLEKNQTSWVLSSMAALYWRVKGQGKRAIDCLRQALNYAPHHMKDVPLISLANIFQNARLWEDALTVARMAVEIAPHFVVNHFTLANVYIAMEEFEKAMHWYESTLKLQPEFAPAKDRLRTIQCYLLTKRERRQP, from the exons ATGGCGGACATAAGGAAAATCTGTCCTGAGCCTTTGCCCTGTCGTGTCAGCGATTCACGAAAAACGGCATTTCAAGGGAAGCTTTTCGCTCTTTTTTGCATCCTTATAGTGGACTCCGGAGGAGCTACCACCCACTGGGTTGTCACAGAGGATGGAAAAATTCAACAACAG gtcgATTCACCTTTGAACCTGAAGCATCCACATGATGTCGTGATCTTCATGAGACAAGAGAATCGTGTTAACTACCTCAAGAAGCTGGAG AAGCAGCTAGTGGCACAGAAGATTCACATTGAGGAAAATGAGGATAGAGACACAGGGCTAGAGCAGAGACACTACAAAGAAGATGCAGATTGTGTCTTGGCTAAAGTACCGCTAGGAGACCTGGACCTATATGATGGCACTTATATATCCTTGGAAAGCAAAGACATCAG CCCGGAAGACTATGTGGATTCCCGGTCAGCACTGCCCCCAGATCTAGAAAAGCCTGACTGTGCAAAAGTGTTTGAGCTACCCTATAGTATCCATGCTTTCCAGCATCTCAGG GGCGTTCAAGAGAGAGCGAACTTGACCTCTCCACTTCTTTCTAAGGAAGATCCCATTTTTAATTCACTGTCTCATACATTGGGCCGCAGTGTTGATGAGGTGGGCCATCGCATCTATCAAGGTTTACTGAGG AATTCCTCATCCTGGGTGCTGTACAACATGGCATCATTTTACTGGCGTATGAAGAATGAGCCTCAGAGGGCAATGGACTGTGTGGTGCGTGCTCTGCATTTCTCACCAAG GCAGCACAAGGATGTAGCCTTGGTCAACATGGCCAATATCCTGCACCGCGCCCATTTCTCAGCTGATGCTGCTATTCTCGCTCATGCTGCCCTGGACCTTACCTCAGATCTCTTCACCAGTCACTACACCTTAGGCAACATTTATGCT ATGCTTGGGGAATACAATCACTCAGTGCTGTGTTATGAGCAGGCACTGCAGGCTCAGCCAGGGTTTGAGCAAGCCCTGAGGAGGAAACATGCTGTGCTCTGTCAGCAGAAGCTGGAGCAGCGTCTCGAAGCCCAGCACAG ATCCCTGCAACGGACACTGAATGAGCTGAAGGAGTACCAAAAGCAGCATGACCACTACCTTCGACAGCAGGAGGCACTGGACAAGCACAAGCTGCTACAGGAAGAGCAGATCCTGCACAACATTATCCATGAGACCCAGATGGCCAAGGAAGCCCAACTAG GGAACCATCAGATGTGTCGACTgggtcagcagcagcacagtcttTACTGCCCCTTTGACCTGCCTGTCCGCTATCACCGGGGAGATCTGTTTGAACATGTCCACTATGTCCAA TTTGGAGAGGAGGTGTCAGTGGCAACCAGCGTGGCACTTGTGTCAGAACGCAGCTCAAACCAGACAGTAGCCAACCCACAGCTCCATCCCTCTGTATCTGGAGACCAAGACCCTGCTGCTGCCCTCTGGGGCAGCCATCAGGATTATACACAG GACATACAGAGAATGTTATGGCCCCAGAGGCCTGACTGTTCCCAAGAGTACCCAAGTGTTCCCCCTGCTCACCTGCTGCCAACCTACTATCTTCTGCCTGAAACACAGGGCCTCAG CCCAGTGGCAACTGTCCTCTATGGGAAGAGCAGTCCTCCTCAGACAGTAGCTCTGCCAGACTGTGGTCCAGTCCCCCAACCATATCCTGCCCTACTACCTGCCTCACTAGACTGGCCACTGGAAGAAAAGGAGCTTCCAGATCCCTCTTCTTCTCAg ATACTGCAGGTACGCAGTGGAGGATGGACGCTGGAGCAGATTGGCTCCAGAATAGCTCAAGCTATCAAAGAA GCCACTATTCCCCACTGGCAGATCTACAATGAAGCAGCACTATTTTGGCAGGCCAAAGGCAATGGTAGCCGTGCCCTGCAGTGCCTACGCCAAGTGTTGAGCTCAGCTCCGCCCTCCCACCGCCATTTGCCCCTTACCAACGCTGCTAACCTGCTGCTACACCACAGCTTGACCactcatgcacaaacactgctGGAGCAAGCATTGGCCCTTAATGCATCAGAG CCCCACACTCTGCTCAGCCTGGTGAGTGTGCAGTTGGCCCAGGGTAATGTGACAGGTGCTCTGGCCTTGTTCCGCCACATTCTGGTTATGGCcctttcctcttcatcttccttcaCATCCTTTGCTGGCTGTGAACAGTGTCGCACCACACTACCTCTGCTCCGTTGTCTGCAGTTCTACCCCTTTCTTTACAACCTTTCTCACCGACAGCCCTGCTCAC AGGGTGCTGACTGCATGGTCGAGGAGGACCTTGGTCTGCAGCTGGAAGAATGGGAGGGCAGTGAAGAGAAGCAGGATGCACCAGTCATTTCTGCCTTGGAGGACTCCTTGCTCTTTGAGA AGGATATTCTAGACAGTAATGGGTCAGGTGAGGCAGCTGGACACCAGCAGGTGTCTTCCTCTGGCTCTGGAGAGGCTACAATGGCCACCCTGTTTGAAGGTGGGAGCGTagaaggggaggaggagtgGCAGCTGAAGGAGGACCTAATGGGAGCTTTTGAGGGAGCACTGGATGTTGGAGGCAAACGAGGAGACTTGCGAGGTATCCGGGTGCTAAAGAATGACCGTGTCATGGGTGCCCGCGCTGGAGGTGGGCCCTGCTTTGGAAACTGTGAGGATGATGAGGGAGCAGAGTGG ATCACCTTCCAGGTAAAGCGAGTCAGAAAGACGAAGGTGGATGGGACAGAGAGTGTTGCCCCCTCTGATGACAGCCAGAACGGGGAGTCACTGCCTGGAGGACACTCTGTCTTGGAGATCAGTGGACCAACTATTCCATCACCTGGCCCTTCAG GTTGCTGGAGGGACTACACAAGTCTTGGCTGGCCAGGCCCAGAGGAATGCCAGCGGACACGAAGGGTGGACCTCACTACTGTAGCTAGCACATGGTTGGCCGTCTCTGCCAAGAACATTGA CATCACAGAACATATAGACTTTGCCACTCCACTCCAGGAGCCAGCAGCTGAACCTTTATGCAGTGCCAACCTAGCTGCCAGTATGCACACCCTCGACCACCTGGCAGGAGTGGCCAATCGTGCTGCCATCCACTACACTGGAGAGAGCCAGCTGCGTGAG GTCTTGCAGAACCTTGGTAAAGATAAGTTCCCCCCACAGTCCTTTGAGCAGGTGGGCACACGCATTGCTAAAGTGCTGGAGAAG AATCAGACATCATGGGTATTATCCAGCATGGCTGCACTGTACTGGAGAGTAAAAGGTCAAGGCAAGAGAGCCATTGACTGTCTCAGACAGGCCCTTAACTACGCCCCCCATCACATGAAG GATGTTCCCCTCATCAGCTTGGCCAACATCTTCCAGAATGCTCGCCTATGGGAGGACGCCCTCACAGTTGCCCGTATGGCAGTAGAAATTGCCCCACACTTCGTTGTCAACCACTTCACCCTCGCCAACGTTTATATAGCAATG GAGGAGTTTGAGAAAGCCATGCACTGGTACGAGTCTACTCTGAAGCTGCAGCCCGAGTTCGCCCCTGCCAAAGATCGACTGAGGACCATTCAGTGTTACTTGCTCACCAAAAGGGAACGCCGTCAGCCCTGA
- the traf6 gene encoding TNF receptor-associated factor 6 isoform X1 — translation MHFFHFHLDCTFLSHTSQMACYDSNKGGLEEDSYEGAVGGELSSCAMAMLEKEREALLSPSENSGILISSTSNSLHAAAPLQGYDVEFDPPLESKYECPICLMALRNAIQTPCGHRFCKNCIEKSIRDTGQRCPVDNEMLSEDQLFPDNFAKREILSLTVRCPNSGCSEKMELRHLENHVANCQFATVPCPLCQQSVRKSHLEEHTTLECQRRLLSCPDCVASFKYEDRELHGQQCPFASVKCQYCEMDLIRDQMESHCDTDCPKAPIACTFNMFGCKERMQRHDLAQHMQEFTQMHMRYMAEFLRGISLNGTTAKSLWMHGLSLSSDDAGAAGAAASVSASSGLRGTVSCCVNCAPCQPSEEMQMLREMDGRLVKQDHQLRELIILKETQAGQLAELRRRVSMLEETVKELEAQQCHGIFIWRLKGFSALLRNQEAGQAVVEHSPGFYTGRPGYRLCLRLHLQTPTAPRCSNYISLFVHTMQGAFDGHLSWPFQGTIRLAILDQGPEGQHYTEVMETKPDLQAFQKPTIQRNPKGFGYVTFLHLHQLNQRAFVKDDTLLIRCEVTPRFDMVHREGPTVQPRGPEASVLKD, via the exons atgcattttttccactttcacTTAGATTGCACATTTCTGTCCCACACTTCACAGATGGCTTGCTATGACAGCAATAAGGGGGGTTTGGAGGAGGACAGTTATGAGGGAGCTGTTGGTGGAGAACTGTCCAGCTGTGCCATGGCAATGctggaaaaggaaagagaagcCCTCCTCAGCCCTTCAGAGAACTCTGGCATCTTAATCAGCAGTACCTCCAATAGCCTTCATGCAGCTGCACCCCTCCAGGGCTACGATGTGGAATTTGATCCACCCCTAGAGAGCAAATATGAATGTCCTATCTGCCTCATGGCTTTGAGGAATGCCATTCAAACACCCTGTGGTCACCGTTTCTGCAAGAACTGCATTGAGAAGTCCATTCG TGATACTGGACAGCGGTGTCCTGTGGACAATGAAATGCTGTCAGAAGACCAGCTTTTTCCTGATAACTTTGCCAAACGGGAGATTCTCTCACTAACTGTTCGCTGTCCTAACTCTGGATGTTCAGAGAAAATGGAACTCAGACATTTAGAG AATCATGTGGCAAACTGTCAGTTTGCCACTGTGCCTTGCCCACTATGCCAACAGTCTGTGCGAAAGAGCCACCTAGAAGAGCACACAACTCTTGAGTGCCAAAGGAGGCTTTTGTCATGTCCAGACTGTGTGGCATCTTTTAAATATGAAGACAGAGAG CTTCATGGGCAGCAGTGTCCCTTTGCCAGTGTGAAATGCCAATACTGTGAGATGGATCTTATCAGAGACCAG ATGGAATCTCACTGTGATACAGATTGCCCCAAAGCACCTATTGCCTGTACCTTTAACATGTTTGGATGTAAGGAAAGG ATGCAGCGCCACGACCTAGCTCAGCACATGCAGGAGTTCACACAGATGCATATGCGCTACATGGCTGAGTTCCTGCGTGGCATTAGCCTCAATGGCACCACGGCCAAATCCTTGTGGATGCATGgactttctctttcctctgatgatgcaggagctgcaggagctgcagcatCAGTATCGGCCTCCAGTGGGCTCAGAGGGACTGTAAGCTGCTGCGTCAACTGTGCTCCATGTCAGCCTAGTGAAGAGATGCAGATGCTCAGAGAGATGGATGGAAGATTAGTGAAGCAGGACCACCAGCTGCGTGAGCTCATCATCTTAAAAGAAACCCAG GCAGGTCAGCTTGCCGAGCTCAGGCGTAGGGTGTCAATGTTGGAGGAGACGGTGAAGGAGCTGGAGGCCCAGCAGTGCCATGGTATCTTCATCTGGCGTCTTAAAGGTTTTTCTGCCTTGCTGCGGAACCAAGAAGCGGGCCAGGCAGTGGTTGAGCACAGCCCTGGCTTTTATACAGGTCGTCCAGGCTATAGGCTGTGCCTGCGTTTACACCTGCAGACCCCCACTGCTCCACGCTGCTCCAACTACATCTCGCTCTTTGTCCACACAATGCAAGGAGCTTTTGACGGGCACCTGTCCTGGCCATTTCAAGGCACCATCCGGCTTGCTATCTTAGACCAAGGCCCAGAGGGTCAGCACTACACGGAGGTGATGGAGACTAAGCCAGACCTGCAAGCCTTTCAGAAGCCCACCATCCAACGTAACCCCAAAGGGTTTGGTTACGTTACCTTTCTCCACCTGCATCAGCTAAATCAGAGAGCATTTGTTAAAGATGACACTCTACTTATCCGCTGTGAGGTGACGCCACGTTTTGACATGGTTCACCGTGAGGGACCAACAGTTCAGCCTAGAGGACCCGAGGCATCAGTTTTGAAAGACTAA
- the traf6 gene encoding TNF receptor-associated factor 6 isoform X2 — protein sequence MACYDSNKGGLEEDSYEGAVGGELSSCAMAMLEKEREALLSPSENSGILISSTSNSLHAAAPLQGYDVEFDPPLESKYECPICLMALRNAIQTPCGHRFCKNCIEKSIRDTGQRCPVDNEMLSEDQLFPDNFAKREILSLTVRCPNSGCSEKMELRHLENHVANCQFATVPCPLCQQSVRKSHLEEHTTLECQRRLLSCPDCVASFKYEDRELHGQQCPFASVKCQYCEMDLIRDQMESHCDTDCPKAPIACTFNMFGCKERMQRHDLAQHMQEFTQMHMRYMAEFLRGISLNGTTAKSLWMHGLSLSSDDAGAAGAAASVSASSGLRGTVSCCVNCAPCQPSEEMQMLREMDGRLVKQDHQLRELIILKETQAGQLAELRRRVSMLEETVKELEAQQCHGIFIWRLKGFSALLRNQEAGQAVVEHSPGFYTGRPGYRLCLRLHLQTPTAPRCSNYISLFVHTMQGAFDGHLSWPFQGTIRLAILDQGPEGQHYTEVMETKPDLQAFQKPTIQRNPKGFGYVTFLHLHQLNQRAFVKDDTLLIRCEVTPRFDMVHREGPTVQPRGPEASVLKD from the exons ATGGCTTGCTATGACAGCAATAAGGGGGGTTTGGAGGAGGACAGTTATGAGGGAGCTGTTGGTGGAGAACTGTCCAGCTGTGCCATGGCAATGctggaaaaggaaagagaagcCCTCCTCAGCCCTTCAGAGAACTCTGGCATCTTAATCAGCAGTACCTCCAATAGCCTTCATGCAGCTGCACCCCTCCAGGGCTACGATGTGGAATTTGATCCACCCCTAGAGAGCAAATATGAATGTCCTATCTGCCTCATGGCTTTGAGGAATGCCATTCAAACACCCTGTGGTCACCGTTTCTGCAAGAACTGCATTGAGAAGTCCATTCG TGATACTGGACAGCGGTGTCCTGTGGACAATGAAATGCTGTCAGAAGACCAGCTTTTTCCTGATAACTTTGCCAAACGGGAGATTCTCTCACTAACTGTTCGCTGTCCTAACTCTGGATGTTCAGAGAAAATGGAACTCAGACATTTAGAG AATCATGTGGCAAACTGTCAGTTTGCCACTGTGCCTTGCCCACTATGCCAACAGTCTGTGCGAAAGAGCCACCTAGAAGAGCACACAACTCTTGAGTGCCAAAGGAGGCTTTTGTCATGTCCAGACTGTGTGGCATCTTTTAAATATGAAGACAGAGAG CTTCATGGGCAGCAGTGTCCCTTTGCCAGTGTGAAATGCCAATACTGTGAGATGGATCTTATCAGAGACCAG ATGGAATCTCACTGTGATACAGATTGCCCCAAAGCACCTATTGCCTGTACCTTTAACATGTTTGGATGTAAGGAAAGG ATGCAGCGCCACGACCTAGCTCAGCACATGCAGGAGTTCACACAGATGCATATGCGCTACATGGCTGAGTTCCTGCGTGGCATTAGCCTCAATGGCACCACGGCCAAATCCTTGTGGATGCATGgactttctctttcctctgatgatgcaggagctgcaggagctgcagcatCAGTATCGGCCTCCAGTGGGCTCAGAGGGACTGTAAGCTGCTGCGTCAACTGTGCTCCATGTCAGCCTAGTGAAGAGATGCAGATGCTCAGAGAGATGGATGGAAGATTAGTGAAGCAGGACCACCAGCTGCGTGAGCTCATCATCTTAAAAGAAACCCAG GCAGGTCAGCTTGCCGAGCTCAGGCGTAGGGTGTCAATGTTGGAGGAGACGGTGAAGGAGCTGGAGGCCCAGCAGTGCCATGGTATCTTCATCTGGCGTCTTAAAGGTTTTTCTGCCTTGCTGCGGAACCAAGAAGCGGGCCAGGCAGTGGTTGAGCACAGCCCTGGCTTTTATACAGGTCGTCCAGGCTATAGGCTGTGCCTGCGTTTACACCTGCAGACCCCCACTGCTCCACGCTGCTCCAACTACATCTCGCTCTTTGTCCACACAATGCAAGGAGCTTTTGACGGGCACCTGTCCTGGCCATTTCAAGGCACCATCCGGCTTGCTATCTTAGACCAAGGCCCAGAGGGTCAGCACTACACGGAGGTGATGGAGACTAAGCCAGACCTGCAAGCCTTTCAGAAGCCCACCATCCAACGTAACCCCAAAGGGTTTGGTTACGTTACCTTTCTCCACCTGCATCAGCTAAATCAGAGAGCATTTGTTAAAGATGACACTCTACTTATCCGCTGTGAGGTGACGCCACGTTTTGACATGGTTCACCGTGAGGGACCAACAGTTCAGCCTAGAGGACCCGAGGCATCAGTTTTGAAAGACTAA